A genomic region of Mitsuaria sp. 7 contains the following coding sequences:
- a CDS encoding alpha-amylase family glycosyl hydrolase yields the protein MSSDSFDDPFNPATSPTAAPAPLAPIARRRWLQAGAALPLAMLGGGASASPAADQAIAPRREASSPAGGDARYAAKPYVELRHPDWARDATIYQINLRQFTPEGTLRAAQAQLPRLQALGVGILWLMPIHPIGERQRKGSLGSPYAVKDFRAVNPEFGDAADLRRFIDRAHALGLRVILDWVGNHTAWDNVLVAQHPEWYARDAAGRFHPTPWYDWDDIIDLDYDQPGLRRYMTEALVYWVKEFGVDGYRVDAAGLVPLDFWEEAARQMRAVKPVFLLAEWEGRDFHARAFDATYAWTWWDALKHIVEGRTDLGPLLTYYAWARKFYPREAYRMLYTTNHDKNAWEGTEFEIFGPAVDAVTVLSFVGEGMPMLYNGQEAGNTRRLAFFERDPIVWRDDAPQGVLLKRLIALKRSHRALWNGEAGASMEPLRNDAPRQVLSFTRGEGAGRLVALFNFSAQARTVTIEGPALAGRYTDFIGGQRIDLSAKQSIDLPAWGFRVFVA from the coding sequence ATGTCTTCTGATTCCTTCGACGATCCCTTCAATCCGGCGACATCGCCGACGGCGGCTCCGGCGCCACTCGCCCCGATCGCGCGGCGGCGCTGGTTGCAGGCTGGTGCCGCGCTGCCGCTGGCGATGCTGGGCGGTGGGGCGTCCGCGTCTCCCGCCGCGGATCAGGCGATCGCGCCGCGGCGGGAGGCGTCGTCACCCGCCGGCGGCGATGCGCGCTACGCGGCCAAGCCCTATGTCGAACTGCGCCATCCCGACTGGGCGCGCGACGCGACGATCTACCAGATCAACCTGCGCCAGTTCACGCCCGAAGGCACGCTGCGCGCCGCGCAGGCGCAGCTGCCGCGGCTGCAGGCGCTGGGGGTCGGCATCCTGTGGCTGATGCCCATCCATCCGATCGGCGAGCGCCAGCGCAAGGGCTCGCTCGGCAGCCCGTACGCGGTGAAGGACTTCCGCGCGGTGAACCCCGAGTTCGGCGACGCCGCGGACCTGCGCCGCTTCATCGACCGCGCGCATGCGCTGGGTCTGCGCGTGATCCTGGACTGGGTCGGCAACCACACCGCGTGGGACAACGTGCTGGTGGCGCAGCATCCCGAGTGGTATGCGCGGGACGCGGCCGGCCGCTTCCATCCCACGCCCTGGTACGACTGGGACGACATCATCGACCTCGACTACGACCAGCCCGGCCTGCGCCGCTACATGACCGAGGCGCTGGTGTACTGGGTGAAGGAGTTCGGCGTCGACGGCTACCGCGTCGACGCGGCGGGGCTGGTGCCGCTGGACTTCTGGGAAGAGGCCGCGCGGCAGATGCGCGCGGTGAAGCCGGTGTTCCTGCTGGCGGAGTGGGAGGGACGCGACTTCCACGCGCGCGCCTTCGACGCGACCTATGCCTGGACCTGGTGGGACGCGCTGAAGCACATCGTCGAGGGTCGGACCGACCTGGGGCCGCTGCTGACCTACTACGCGTGGGCGCGCAAGTTCTATCCGCGCGAGGCCTACCGGATGCTCTACACGACCAACCACGACAAGAACGCGTGGGAGGGCACGGAGTTCGAGATCTTCGGCCCGGCGGTGGACGCGGTGACGGTGCTGTCCTTCGTCGGGGAAGGCATGCCGATGCTCTACAACGGGCAGGAGGCCGGGAACACGCGTCGGCTCGCGTTCTTCGAGCGCGATCCGATCGTGTGGCGCGACGACGCGCCGCAGGGCGTGCTGCTGAAGCGGCTGATCGCGCTGAAGCGCTCGCACCGCGCGCTGTGGAACGGCGAGGCCGGCGCGAGCATGGAGCCGCTGCGCAACGACGCACCGCGACAGGTGCTGAGCTTCACGCGCGGCGAAGGCGCGGGGCGGCTGGTCGCGCTCTTCAACTTCTCGGCACAGGCGCGCACGGTGACGATCGAAGGACCGGCCCTCGCAGGCCGCTATACCGATTTCATCGGCGGACAGCGCATCGACCTGAGCGCGAAGCAGTCGATCGATCTGCCGGCCTGGGGCTTCCGTGTCTTCGTTGCGTGA
- the arsH gene encoding arsenical resistance protein ArsH, with protein MDPTFPALQSDLFDVPDQERLTVREPSAHRPRFLLLYGSLRTRSYSRLLSFEAARLLEAMGGEVKIFDPSGLPLPDDAADTHPKVQELRQLAAWAEGMVWCSPERHGAMTGVMKAQIDWIPLISGAVRPTQGKTLAVMQVSGGSQSFNAVNQMRVLGRWMRMLTIPNQSSVAKAFAEFTEEGRMKPSSYYDRVVDVMEELFKFTLLTRDLGDYLVDRYSERKETAEKLSERVNQGAI; from the coding sequence CTGGACCCGACCTTCCCGGCGCTGCAGTCGGACCTCTTCGATGTGCCGGATCAGGAACGCCTGACCGTGCGCGAGCCGTCGGCGCATCGTCCGCGCTTCCTGCTGCTGTACGGCTCCTTGCGCACCCGGTCCTACAGCCGGCTCCTGAGCTTCGAGGCGGCCCGCCTGCTCGAAGCCATGGGCGGCGAGGTGAAGATCTTCGACCCGTCCGGTCTGCCGCTGCCGGACGACGCGGCGGACACGCATCCCAAGGTCCAGGAGCTGCGCCAGCTGGCCGCCTGGGCAGAAGGCATGGTGTGGTGCTCCCCCGAGCGCCACGGCGCGATGACCGGCGTGATGAAGGCGCAGATCGACTGGATCCCGCTCATCTCCGGCGCCGTGCGGCCGACGCAGGGCAAGACGCTGGCGGTGATGCAGGTGTCGGGCGGCTCGCAGAGCTTCAACGCGGTGAACCAGATGCGCGTGCTCGGCCGATGGATGCGCATGCTGACCATCCCGAACCAGTCGTCGGTGGCCAAGGCCTTCGCCGAGTTCACCGAAGAGGGCCGCATGAAGCCGTCCTCGTACTACGACCGCGTGGTCGACGTGATGGAAGAGCTGTTCAAGTTCACGCTGCTGACGCGCGACCTGGGCGACTACCTCGTCGATCGGTACAGCGAGCGCAAGGAAACGGCGGAGAAGCTGTCGGAGCGGGTCAACCAAGGCGCGATCTGA
- a CDS encoding glycoside hydrolase family 97 protein yields the protein MSSLRDPARRRCALGLGAIALIASVPASASSQTQVETLDRPQPQPQPQPQPTPPRPLAEVASPDGRLVMRIASDKDGRLSYTVAHAGRPVVNESRLGLLLTNADPLDGGFEAARAVVTEHDETWEQPWGEDRILRDRHRELRLDLRQPRRGRSMTLRVRVFDDGLGFRYELPAQRALPVTRIADELTEFDIAEPAQAWWSAAGERLVLEMPVQHTPLVETGLANTPLTMRTASGLHLALHEAALVDYATMWLRRVDGQRLRAQLAPSATGPAVERRSAFVTPWRTLQVSETATGLLDSRLTLHLNEPNRLGDVAWFKPGKFVGIWWEMHLGRSTWNPGPRQGATTANARRHIDFAADNGFDGVLIEGWNRGWDSDWPGNGASFDFLRPVPGFDLRQVAAYARERGVRLVGHHETGGNVAHYEQQMDRAYALYEQLGVRVVKSGYVADVGAARFADATRTGKRSSTGSSTGAGTHRGFTESQEGVRHFQHAVERAARHRIAVDTHEPVKDTGLRRTWPNWVTREGARGQEFNAWGEPINAVDHEVRLLYTRMLSGPMDFTPGVVSLDGSNGRHLPSTVAKQLALYVVLYSPLVMVPDLIEHYERAPDAFDFIRRVPTDWERSLALAGEVGRYAVITRQQRGSRDWYLGAIADAEARETDIAFDFLPTGQRFAATIWRDGDAADHRDLQRRFDLVVEQREVASTDRLRLRIAPGGGWAVWLTPLMPPGAA from the coding sequence GTGTCTTCGTTGCGTGACCCCGCGCGGCGGCGTTGCGCGCTGGGGCTCGGTGCGATCGCGCTGATCGCAAGCGTCCCGGCATCGGCATCGTCCCAAACACAAGTCGAGACCCTGGATCGGCCGCAGCCGCAGCCGCAGCCGCAGCCACAACCGACTCCACCCCGCCCGCTTGCGGAGGTCGCCTCGCCCGACGGACGCCTGGTCATGCGCATTGCGAGCGACAAGGACGGCCGGCTGAGCTACACGGTTGCCCATGCGGGACGGCCCGTGGTCAACGAATCGCGCCTCGGTCTGCTGCTGACGAATGCGGACCCACTCGATGGCGGCTTCGAAGCAGCGCGAGCCGTCGTCACTGAGCACGACGAAACCTGGGAGCAACCCTGGGGCGAGGACCGCATCCTGCGTGACCGTCACCGCGAACTGCGGCTCGATCTGCGCCAGCCGCGCCGCGGCCGCTCGATGACCTTGCGTGTGCGCGTGTTCGACGATGGCCTCGGCTTCCGCTACGAACTGCCTGCGCAGCGGGCTCTACCGGTGACGCGCATCGCTGATGAGCTCACCGAATTCGACATCGCCGAGCCGGCGCAGGCGTGGTGGTCCGCGGCCGGTGAACGGCTCGTGCTGGAGATGCCGGTGCAACACACGCCGTTGGTTGAGACCGGCCTTGCCAACACGCCGCTGACGATGCGCACAGCGAGCGGCTTGCACCTCGCCCTGCACGAGGCGGCCCTCGTCGACTACGCGACGATGTGGCTGCGCCGCGTCGATGGGCAGCGCCTGCGCGCGCAGCTGGCGCCCTCCGCCACAGGACCCGCAGTCGAGCGGCGCAGCGCCTTCGTCACGCCATGGCGCACGCTGCAGGTCAGCGAGACCGCGACGGGGCTGCTCGATTCGCGCCTCACCTTGCATCTCAACGAGCCGAACCGGCTTGGCGACGTCGCCTGGTTCAAGCCCGGCAAGTTCGTCGGCATCTGGTGGGAGATGCACCTCGGCCGATCGACGTGGAACCCCGGACCGCGGCAGGGCGCGACGACGGCCAACGCGCGGCGCCACATCGACTTCGCCGCGGACAACGGCTTCGACGGCGTCCTCATCGAAGGATGGAATCGGGGCTGGGACTCGGACTGGCCCGGCAACGGCGCCAGCTTCGACTTCCTCCGACCCGTCCCGGGATTCGATCTGCGGCAGGTCGCGGCGTACGCCCGCGAGCGCGGCGTGCGACTGGTCGGCCATCACGAGACCGGCGGCAACGTCGCGCACTACGAGCAGCAGATGGACCGTGCCTACGCGCTCTATGAGCAGCTCGGCGTCCGGGTCGTCAAGTCCGGCTACGTCGCCGACGTGGGCGCGGCGCGCTTCGCCGATGCGACGCGGACGGGCAAGCGTTCGAGCACGGGCTCAAGCACCGGCGCAGGCACGCACCGCGGCTTCACCGAATCGCAAGAGGGCGTGCGCCATTTCCAGCACGCGGTCGAGCGCGCCGCGCGCCACCGCATCGCCGTCGACACGCACGAACCGGTGAAGGACACGGGCCTGCGCCGCACCTGGCCCAACTGGGTCACGCGCGAGGGTGCGCGCGGCCAGGAGTTCAACGCGTGGGGCGAGCCGATCAATGCGGTGGACCACGAGGTCCGGCTGCTCTACACGCGGATGCTGTCCGGCCCGATGGACTTCACGCCGGGCGTGGTGAGCCTGGACGGATCGAACGGGCGTCACCTGCCGTCGACCGTGGCCAAGCAGCTCGCGCTGTACGTGGTGCTGTATTCGCCGCTGGTCATGGTCCCCGACCTGATCGAGCACTACGAGCGCGCGCCGGACGCATTCGACTTCATCCGCCGCGTGCCCACGGACTGGGAACGCAGCCTCGCGCTGGCCGGCGAGGTCGGCCGTTATGCGGTGATCACCCGGCAGCAGCGCGGGTCGCGCGATTGGTACCTCGGCGCGATCGCCGACGCAGAGGCGCGCGAGACCGACATCGCCTTCGACTTCCTGCCGACCGGTCAGCGCTTCGCCGCGACGATCTGGCGCGACGGCGACGCGGCGGATCACCGCGACCTGCAGCGGCGCTTCGACCTCGTGGTCGAACAGCGCGAGGTCGCCTCGACGGACCGCCTGCGACTGCGCATCGCGCCGGGCGGCGGCTGGGCCGTGTGGCTGACGCCGCTGATGCCGCCGGGCGCCGCATGA
- the arsB gene encoding ACR3 family arsenite efflux transporter — protein sequence MSAATHDPAVGAAKPAINFFERTLSVWVALCIVIGVALGQFLPGVFNAIAAFEVAQVNLPVGLLIWVMIVPMLLKIDFAALGQVKAHARGIGVTLFINWAVKPFSMALLGWIFVRHLFAGWLPADQLDSYIAGLILLAAAPCTAMVFVWSQLCKGDPYFTLSQVALNDAIMIVAFAPIVALLLGLSSITVPWDTLMTSVGLYIVVPVILSQLWRRQLLKRGTDHFQAVAARLGPLSITALLLTLVLLFAFQGDRIIDQPLVIALLAVPILIQVVLNSGLAYWLNRRMGVQHCVAGPSALIGASNFFELAVATAISLFGFHSGAALATVVGVLIEVPVMLAVVAIVNRSQDWYEQGAQRA from the coding sequence ATGTCCGCCGCAACACACGACCCCGCCGTCGGCGCCGCGAAGCCGGCGATCAACTTCTTCGAGCGCACTCTGAGCGTCTGGGTTGCCCTGTGCATCGTCATCGGCGTCGCGCTCGGGCAGTTCCTTCCCGGTGTTTTCAATGCCATCGCCGCCTTCGAAGTCGCGCAGGTGAACCTGCCCGTCGGCCTGCTCATCTGGGTGATGATCGTCCCGATGCTGCTGAAGATCGACTTCGCAGCGCTCGGCCAGGTCAAGGCGCATGCCCGGGGCATAGGCGTGACGCTGTTCATCAACTGGGCGGTGAAGCCCTTCTCCATGGCGCTGCTGGGCTGGATCTTCGTGCGGCACCTGTTCGCCGGCTGGCTGCCGGCCGACCAGCTCGACAGCTACATCGCAGGGCTCATCCTGCTGGCCGCGGCCCCGTGCACCGCGATGGTCTTCGTGTGGAGCCAGCTCTGCAAGGGCGACCCGTACTTCACGCTGTCCCAGGTGGCGCTCAACGACGCGATCATGATCGTCGCCTTCGCGCCTATCGTCGCGCTGCTGCTGGGCCTGTCCTCGATCACGGTGCCGTGGGACACGCTGATGACCTCGGTCGGCCTGTACATCGTCGTGCCCGTCATCCTGTCCCAGCTGTGGCGCAGGCAGCTGCTCAAGCGCGGGACCGATCACTTCCAGGCGGTCGCCGCCAGGCTCGGACCGCTGTCGATCACGGCGCTGCTGCTGACGCTCGTCCTGCTGTTCGCCTTCCAGGGCGATCGCATCATCGATCAGCCGCTGGTCATCGCCCTGCTCGCCGTGCCCATCCTCATCCAGGTCGTCCTGAACTCAGGGCTGGCGTATTGGCTCAACCGCCGGATGGGCGTGCAGCACTGCGTCGCAGGTCCCTCGGCGCTGATCGGCGCGAGCAACTTCTTCGAGCTGGCCGTGGCCACCGCGATCAGTCTGTTCGGCTTCCATTCCGGCGCCGCGCTGGCCACCGTGGTGGGCGTGCTGATCGAAGTGCCGGTGATGCTGGCGGTGGTCGCCATCGTGAACCGCTCGCAAGACTGGTACGAACAAGGAGCGCAACGTGCTTGA
- a CDS encoding helix-turn-helix transcriptional regulator, which translates to MEELDVVRALGALAQPLRLQIFRALVVVGEPGLTPGAIQEGLGVPAATLSFHLKELVASGLVTQERSSRNLIYRAAYARMNAVIGYLTENCCQGAACAATPTSTSAPAGCDC; encoded by the coding sequence ATGGAAGAACTCGACGTCGTTCGCGCCCTGGGCGCGCTTGCACAGCCTCTGCGCCTGCAGATATTCCGCGCGCTGGTCGTCGTCGGTGAGCCCGGCCTGACGCCGGGTGCGATCCAGGAGGGGTTGGGGGTGCCGGCCGCCACGCTGTCGTTCCACCTCAAGGAACTGGTGGCCTCCGGCCTCGTGACGCAGGAGCGGTCCAGCCGCAACCTCATCTACCGCGCCGCCTACGCCCGCATGAACGCGGTGATCGGCTATCTCACGGAGAACTGCTGCCAGGGCGCCGCCTGCGCGGCGACGCCGACATCGACGTCGGCACCAGCCGGCTGCGACTGCTGA
- a CDS encoding arsenate reductase ArsC, which yields MTTNVLILCTHNSARSVLGEGMLNHWAQRLGKDIRAFSAGSAPSGRVNPHALKALGDAGIDTSACRSKSWDEFVADDAPEMRVVITVCDSAAAEQCPYWPGSPVKVHWGYADPSNALEADRPRAFELTRQAIGYRMLQLAQLPLASMNNAELRQALDAISRS from the coding sequence ATGACGACCAACGTGCTCATCCTGTGCACCCACAACTCGGCGCGGAGCGTGCTGGGCGAGGGCATGCTGAACCACTGGGCGCAGCGCCTGGGCAAGGACATCCGGGCCTTCAGCGCGGGCAGCGCGCCGAGCGGCCGCGTCAACCCGCATGCGCTGAAGGCGCTCGGCGACGCAGGCATCGACACGAGCGCCTGTCGCAGCAAGAGCTGGGACGAGTTCGTCGCCGACGACGCGCCCGAGATGCGCGTCGTCATCACCGTCTGCGACAGCGCCGCCGCGGAGCAGTGCCCCTACTGGCCCGGGAGTCCGGTGAAGGTCCATTGGGGCTACGCCGATCCGTCGAACGCGCTCGAAGCCGACAGGCCGCGGGCCTTCGAGCTGACCCGCCAGGCCATCGGCTACCGGATGCTCCAGCTTGCGCAACTGCCGTTGGCATCGATGAACAACGCCGAGCTCCGGCAAGCGTTGGATGCCATCTCCAGGTCCTGA
- a CDS encoding LysR family transcriptional regulator has translation MLNPQWLRSFATLARLGSFTRAAEALDLTQAAVSQHVRHLEDSLGPLLIRRPRAIELTPAGKATLDYWRELDEADQRLRGRLADEDACQGEVGMITPGGIGLFVYPHLLDLQAQRPGLVVRHRFAPDPDVLQAVLDNRYELGLVTLRPDDARLASCAFLEEPLELVFPAAEKVQQWDDLRRIGFIDHPDGQAMAGRLLSRHFPGSAGVRDLPVRGFSNQIGLLLEPVARGLGFTVLTQHARRAFPRQDEIRVLDCGSPVVDTLWLIHRAEWPLSARAQHVVEHLRKTVGAMKPKLAAVKRAAAK, from the coding sequence ATGCTGAATCCCCAATGGCTGCGGAGCTTCGCCACCCTGGCGCGGCTGGGCAGCTTCACGCGCGCCGCCGAGGCGCTGGACCTGACCCAGGCGGCGGTGAGCCAGCACGTGCGGCATCTGGAGGACTCGCTGGGACCGCTGCTGATCCGCCGCCCGCGCGCCATCGAGCTGACGCCCGCCGGCAAGGCGACGCTGGACTACTGGCGCGAGCTGGACGAGGCCGACCAGCGCCTGCGCGGCCGGCTGGCCGACGAGGACGCGTGCCAGGGCGAGGTCGGCATGATCACGCCGGGCGGCATCGGGCTGTTCGTGTATCCGCATCTGCTGGACCTGCAGGCGCAGCGACCGGGGCTGGTGGTGCGGCATCGCTTCGCGCCCGATCCCGACGTGCTGCAGGCGGTGCTGGACAACCGCTATGAACTGGGCCTCGTGACGCTGAGACCGGACGACGCCCGGCTCGCGAGCTGTGCGTTCCTGGAAGAACCGCTGGAACTGGTGTTCCCGGCGGCGGAGAAGGTCCAGCAGTGGGACGATCTGCGCCGCATCGGCTTCATCGACCACCCCGATGGGCAGGCCATGGCAGGCCGCCTGCTGAGCCGGCACTTCCCCGGTTCGGCGGGTGTGCGCGACCTGCCGGTGCGTGGCTTCAGCAACCAGATCGGTCTGCTGTTGGAGCCGGTGGCGAGAGGCCTCGGGTTCACCGTGCTGACGCAGCACGCGCGTCGTGCGTTCCCTCGCCAGGACGAGATCCGCGTGCTCGATTGCGGCTCACCGGTGGTGGACACGCTGTGGCTGATCCACCGCGCCGAATGGCCGCTGTCGGCGCGCGCGCAGCATGTGGTGGAGCATCTGCGCAAGACCGTCGGGGCGATGAAGCCGAAGCTGGCGGCAGTGAAGCGAGCGGCTGCGAAGTGA
- a CDS encoding TonB-dependent receptor, which yields MVPVLPSRAPRALTLALRRLPVAQACALLMLGASGAHAQSAAPPESAASAPRPGANPGTNPGANPGTKPNEAKRDSDAALETVVVTGIRRSVEDSIAVKRNASSIVEAVSSEDIGKLPDVTVAESLGRVSGVATQRDKVSGKASGVSVRGMSPSFNGSLLNGREQASTSDARSPEFDLFPAELTSSLLVYKTPDPSLVGQGLASTIDLRTIRPLDYAKRSVAISGRKERIGVGSGTEAGDGHRAGLVYVDQFSDRRIGLALGLSSLREDNGGELKFDNWGGYAPKVDYQGQQVTVPGGFLAETSKRKTERDGAFVTLQFKPNADFKTTADLFWSRGNETTKKTGIEGAIAFGTGPYDPNGALTNATIVDGVANAGTISNYKADVRNHVYGSKDRLLSLGLNSELRTGDWRWEGDIAHSRGVKDISNYETTAGQPGNTPESQLGSISWTGFNGNNFGDVKYTPSLNYADRNVAVLTDVAGWGGGVNSPQAGYVALPRITDQVDSLRFVAHHDAGWGPIAGTRFGANFTKRDKARTGQEGRLYILGGDGYASVPVPGSETGIAGPTGIPVVSFDPTGTLGSIYGINRWVDSTVLARDWSVREKVATVFAMADLAGDLGPLPYTGNVGFQVVNTRQRSTGNQVDLANCTGITVETCPYVERSEGDNYTRFLPSMNLTLDLGSQQLLRFGAGKQLARPNLDNMKASLDFQVQNATSVSPALTGFAGNPKLKPYEAWALDLSYEKYFGRHGYISTAVFYKKLENYVINAPRGFDFAPFVSANTPLPTTGPFKDSTVGFLTQPMNGQGGNMKGVEVSVNLPLNMLSSWLDGFGTSLNYSYTDSSVRLPTSGFVTPQNGPVFKDSVPEIGLPGLSKRVATVRLYYEKNGWQLAWAAHRRSDFIGQILDYRSDSQFTFIKSETIVDMQLGYEFQTGWLKGLSVLLQGHNMTNAPFQEYTTDPNVVTNKVKYGKTYRLGLNYKF from the coding sequence ATGGTCCCCGTTCTTCCGTCGAGAGCGCCCCGCGCGCTCACCCTGGCGCTGCGACGCCTGCCCGTGGCGCAGGCCTGCGCCCTGCTGATGCTGGGCGCGTCCGGCGCCCACGCCCAGAGCGCCGCGCCCCCCGAGTCCGCCGCCTCCGCGCCGCGACCGGGCGCCAACCCCGGCACGAACCCGGGCGCAAACCCCGGCACCAAACCGAACGAAGCGAAGAGGGACTCCGACGCCGCGCTGGAGACCGTCGTCGTCACCGGCATCCGCCGCAGCGTGGAGGACTCCATCGCCGTCAAGCGCAACGCCAGCTCGATCGTGGAGGCGGTGTCCTCCGAGGACATCGGCAAGCTGCCCGACGTGACCGTGGCGGAATCGCTGGGCCGCGTCAGCGGCGTGGCCACGCAGCGCGACAAGGTCAGCGGCAAGGCCAGCGGCGTGAGCGTGCGCGGCATGTCGCCGTCCTTCAACGGCTCGCTGCTCAACGGTCGCGAGCAGGCCTCGACCAGCGATGCGCGCAGTCCCGAGTTCGACCTCTTCCCCGCCGAGCTCACCAGCAGCCTGCTGGTCTACAAGACGCCCGATCCCAGCCTGGTCGGCCAGGGCCTGGCCTCGACCATCGACCTGCGCACCATCCGCCCGCTGGACTACGCCAAGCGCAGCGTCGCGATCAGCGGCCGCAAGGAACGCATCGGCGTGGGCTCCGGCACCGAGGCCGGCGACGGCCATCGCGCCGGCCTGGTCTACGTCGACCAGTTCTCGGACCGCCGGATCGGCCTCGCGCTGGGCCTGAGCTCGCTGCGGGAGGACAACGGCGGCGAACTCAAGTTCGACAACTGGGGCGGCTACGCGCCCAAGGTCGATTACCAGGGCCAGCAGGTCACCGTGCCCGGCGGCTTCCTCGCCGAGACCTCCAAGCGCAAGACCGAACGCGACGGCGCCTTCGTGACGCTGCAGTTCAAGCCCAACGCGGACTTCAAGACCACCGCCGACCTGTTCTGGTCGCGCGGCAACGAGACCACCAAGAAGACCGGCATCGAAGGCGCCATCGCCTTCGGCACCGGCCCCTACGATCCCAACGGCGCGCTGACCAACGCCACCATCGTCGACGGCGTGGCCAACGCCGGCACGATCAGCAACTACAAGGCGGACGTGCGCAACCACGTCTACGGCAGCAAGGACCGGCTGCTGTCGCTGGGCCTCAACAGCGAGCTGCGCACCGGCGACTGGCGCTGGGAAGGCGACATCGCCCACTCGCGCGGCGTCAAGGACATCAGCAACTACGAGACCACCGCGGGCCAGCCGGGCAACACGCCGGAGAGCCAGCTCGGATCCATCAGCTGGACCGGCTTCAACGGCAACAACTTCGGCGACGTGAAGTACACGCCCAGCCTGAACTACGCGGACCGCAACGTCGCCGTGCTGACCGACGTCGCCGGCTGGGGCGGCGGCGTGAACTCCCCGCAGGCCGGCTACGTGGCGCTGCCGCGCATCACCGACCAGGTCGACAGCCTGCGCTTCGTCGCGCACCACGACGCGGGCTGGGGCCCGATCGCGGGCACGCGCTTCGGCGCCAACTTCACCAAGCGCGACAAGGCGCGCACCGGCCAGGAGGGCCGGCTCTACATCCTCGGCGGCGACGGCTACGCCAGCGTGCCGGTGCCGGGCAGCGAGACCGGGATCGCCGGCCCGACCGGCATCCCCGTCGTGTCCTTCGATCCGACCGGCACGCTGGGCTCGATCTACGGCATCAACCGCTGGGTCGATTCCACGGTGCTGGCGCGCGACTGGTCGGTGCGGGAGAAGGTCGCCACCGTCTTCGCGATGGCCGACCTGGCCGGCGACCTCGGTCCCCTGCCCTACACGGGCAACGTCGGCTTCCAGGTCGTCAACACGCGGCAGCGCTCCACCGGCAACCAGGTCGACCTGGCCAACTGCACCGGCATCACGGTCGAGACCTGCCCCTATGTCGAACGCAGCGAGGGCGACAACTACACGCGCTTCCTGCCCAGCATGAACCTGACGCTGGACCTGGGATCGCAGCAGCTGCTGCGCTTCGGCGCGGGCAAGCAGCTGGCGCGGCCCAACCTGGACAACATGAAGGCCAGCCTGGACTTCCAGGTGCAGAACGCCACGTCCGTCTCGCCCGCGCTGACGGGCTTCGCCGGCAATCCGAAACTCAAGCCCTACGAGGCCTGGGCGCTGGACCTCTCCTACGAGAAGTACTTCGGCCGGCACGGCTACATCAGCACCGCGGTCTTCTACAAGAAGCTGGAGAACTACGTCATCAACGCGCCGCGCGGCTTCGACTTCGCGCCCTTCGTCAGCGCCAACACGCCGCTGCCGACGACCGGTCCGTTCAAGGACTCGACGGTCGGCTTCCTGACCCAGCCGATGAACGGCCAGGGCGGCAACATGAAGGGCGTCGAGGTTTCGGTCAACCTGCCGCTCAACATGCTGAGCAGCTGGCTGGACGGCTTCGGCACCTCGCTGAACTACTCGTACACCGACAGCTCGGTGCGCCTGCCCACGTCCGGTTTCGTGACGCCGCAGAACGGCCCCGTCTTCAAGGACAGCGTGCCCGAGATCGGCCTGCCCGGCCTGTCCAAGCGGGTCGCCACGGTGCGCCTGTACTACGAGAAGAACGGCTGGCAACTGGCCTGGGCGGCGCACCGCCGCTCCGATTTCATCGGCCAGATCCTGGACTACCGCAGCGACTCGCAGTTCACCTTCATCAAGAGCGAGACCATCGTCGACATGCAGCTGGGCTACGAGTTCCAGACCGGCTGGCTCAAGGGACTGTCGGTGCTGCTGCAGGGGCACAACATGACCAACGCGCCGTTCCAGGAGTACACGACCGATCCGAATGTCGTCACCAACAAGGTCAAGTACGGCAAGACCTACCGGCTGGGGCTGAACTACAAGTTCTGA